One Cervus canadensis isolate Bull #8, Minnesota chromosome 13, ASM1932006v1, whole genome shotgun sequence DNA segment encodes these proteins:
- the PIGC gene encoding phosphatidylinositol N-acetylglucosaminyltransferase subunit C: MCAQPVANTKEVRWQKVLYERQPFPDNYVDRRFLEELRKNIYARKYQYWAVVFESSVVIQQLCSVCVFVVIWWYMDEGLLAPQWLFGTGLASSLIGYVLFDLIDGGEGRKKSGRTRWADLKSALVFITFTYGFSPVLKTLTESVSTDTIYAMSVFMLLGHLIFFDYGANAAIVSSTLSLNMAIFASVCLASRLPRSLHAFIMVTFAIQIFALWPMLQKKLKACTPRSYVGVTLLFAFSALGGLLSISAVGAILFALLLVSISCLCPFYLIRLQLFKENIHGPWDEAEIKEDLSRFLS; this comes from the coding sequence ATGTGTGCCCAGCCTGTAGCTAACACCAAAGAGGTCAGGTGGCAGAAGGTCTTGTATGAGCGACAGCCCTTTCCTGATAACTACGTGGATCGGAGGTTCCTCGAAGAgctccggaaaaacatctatgcCCGGAAATACCAATATTGGGCTGTGGTATTTGAGTCCAGTGTGGTGATACAGCAGCTGTGCAGTGTCTGTGTTTTTGTGGTTATCTGGTGGTATATGGATGAGGGTCTTCTCGCCCCTCAGTGGCTTTTTGGGACTGGCCTGGCTTCTTCACTGATTGGCTATGTTTTGTTTGATCTCATTGATGGAGGTGAAGGACGGAAGAAGAGTGGGCGGACCCGGTGGGCTGACTTGAAGAGCGCCCTAGTCTTCATTACTTTCACATATGGCTTTTCGCCAGTGCTGAAGACCCTGACAGAGTCTGTCAGCACTGACACCATCTATGCCATGTCAGTCTTCATGCTGTTAGGTCACCTCATCTTCTTTGACTATGGTGCCAATGCTGCCATTGTATCCAGCACACTGTCCTTGAACATGGCCATCTTTGCTTCTGTCTGCCTTGCCTCCCGCCTGCCCCGATCCCTCCATGCCTTCATCATGGTGACATTTGCCATCCAGATTTTTGCCCTGTGGCCCATGTTACAGAAGAAACTGAAGGCATGTACGCCCCGCAGCTATGTGGGGGTCACACTGCTCTTTGCATTCTCAGCCTTAGGAGGTCTGCTGTCCATCAGTGCTGTGGGAGCCATACTCTTTGCCCTTCTGCTGGTTTCCATCTCATGTCTCTGCCCTTTCTACCTCATTCGCCTgcagctttttaaagaaaacattcatgGGCCTTGGGATGAGGCTGAAATCAAAGAAGATTTGTCCAGGTTCCTCAGCTGA